In Afipia sp. GAS231, a single window of DNA contains:
- a CDS encoding RsmB/NOP family class I SAM-dependent RNA methyltransferase, translating to MPPSRFAVPSEVPGLAARRIAADILDGVLHKHRTLDDQLDGAGAHPGLKSLADRDRALMRRLVATILRRLGTLGHLLSRLLDRGIPTDAPRAQSALLIGAAQILWMDVPDHAAVDLSVRLVQSDRRAAKYAGLVNAVLRRCAREGQPLIDEVKAQTLDIPPWLSARWIAAYGEANARAMALAISHEPSLDITVKTDAAQWATRLHGETLPTGTVRTLLQGSVMMLPGFTEGQWWVQDAAAALPAKLFGDVSGKRIVDLCAAPGGKTAQLALAGADVTAVDRSPARMSRLRDNLARLDLKASDVVTDAAEWTGGDGTFDGVLVDAPCTSTGTIRRHPDVAWLRQEADIAALATLQKRLLHKAVALLKPGGTLVYCTCSLEPEEGEQAVAALLATESAVRRAPVEAGEVAGLSEIITADGDLRTLPCHLPHEDPRLGGLDGFYAARLVKS from the coding sequence ATGCCCCCTTCAAGATTCGCAGTACCTTCCGAAGTGCCTGGTCTCGCGGCGCGGCGGATCGCTGCGGATATTCTCGACGGCGTCCTGCACAAGCACCGCACGCTCGATGACCAGCTCGACGGCGCCGGCGCGCATCCCGGCCTGAAGTCGCTGGCCGATCGCGACCGCGCGCTGATGCGGCGTCTTGTGGCGACGATCCTGCGGCGGCTCGGCACCCTCGGCCATTTGCTTTCGCGCCTGCTCGATCGCGGCATCCCGACCGACGCGCCGCGCGCGCAAAGCGCGCTGTTGATCGGCGCGGCGCAAATTCTCTGGATGGATGTGCCCGATCATGCCGCCGTCGACCTCAGCGTCCGGCTGGTGCAATCGGACCGGCGGGCCGCGAAATATGCCGGGCTCGTCAATGCCGTGCTGCGCCGTTGCGCCCGCGAAGGCCAGCCCCTGATCGACGAGGTCAAGGCACAGACGCTGGATATTCCGCCCTGGCTGTCGGCACGCTGGATTGCCGCCTATGGCGAAGCCAACGCGCGCGCGATGGCGCTGGCGATCAGCCATGAGCCCTCGCTCGACATCACCGTGAAAACAGACGCAGCCCAATGGGCGACGCGGCTGCATGGCGAAACGCTGCCAACCGGAACCGTCCGCACCCTGCTGCAGGGTTCGGTGATGATGCTGCCCGGCTTTACCGAAGGCCAATGGTGGGTGCAGGACGCCGCCGCAGCACTTCCGGCAAAGCTTTTTGGCGACGTCAGCGGCAAACGCATCGTCGACCTCTGCGCGGCGCCCGGCGGCAAAACCGCGCAATTGGCGCTTGCGGGCGCTGACGTCACAGCGGTCGATCGGTCGCCGGCGCGGATGTCGCGGCTGCGCGACAATCTGGCCCGGCTGGACCTCAAAGCCAGTGACGTGGTGACCGACGCCGCCGAATGGACCGGCGGCGACGGCACCTTCGACGGCGTCCTGGTCGACGCACCCTGCACCTCGACCGGGACCATCCGCCGTCACCCTGATGTCGCCTGGTTGCGACAGGAAGCCGACATCGCGGCACTGGCAACCCTGCAGAAGCGGTTGCTGCACAAGGCCGTCGCCCTGCTCAAGCCGGGCGGCACGCTGGTCTATTGCACCTGCTCGCTCGAACCCGAGGAAGGCGAGCAGGCGGTCGCGGCGCTTTTGGCCACCGAATCCGCCGTCCGCCGTGCGCCGGTTGAGGCCGGCGAGGTCGCGGGCCTCAGCGAAATCATCACCGCAGACGGCGATTTGCGCACCCTGCCCTGCCATTTGCCCCACGAAGACCCCCGGCTTGGCGGGTTGGATGGATTTTACGCGGCACGACTGGTTAAATCCTGA
- a CDS encoding L,D-transpeptidase has product MSIKVAMALAATIGAGVLMSSAAQARPEMVGIRGDYTPGTIVVKTNERRLYLILDSGHAMRYPVGVGKSGKQWAGTTRIDGKYRNPAWAPPKEVKRDKPNIPDLIEGGSPRNPMGVAAMTLAGGEYAIHGTNMPGSVGGFVSYGCIRMLNADITDLYQRVSVGTSVTVTR; this is encoded by the coding sequence ATGTCGATCAAAGTAGCGATGGCGCTGGCCGCCACCATTGGGGCAGGCGTTTTGATGTCGTCGGCAGCGCAAGCGCGGCCGGAGATGGTCGGCATCCGCGGCGATTACACGCCGGGCACGATCGTGGTGAAGACCAACGAGCGCCGGCTGTATCTCATTCTCGATTCCGGCCACGCCATGCGTTACCCGGTCGGCGTCGGCAAGTCCGGCAAGCAGTGGGCCGGCACCACCCGGATCGACGGCAAGTACCGCAACCCGGCCTGGGCTCCGCCGAAGGAAGTCAAGCGCGACAAGCCGAACATTCCGGACCTGATTGAAGGTGGCTCGCCGCGCAACCCGATGGGCGTCGCGGCGATGACCCTGGCCGGCGGCGAATACGCCATCCACGGCACCAACATGCCGGGCTCGGTCGGCGGCTTCGTCTCCTACGGCTGCATCCGCATGCTGAACGCCGATATCACCGACCTCTATCAACGCGTCTCGGTCGGCACCAGCGTGACCGTCACGCGCTGA
- a CDS encoding thermonuclease family protein codes for MPPYERIRPYRSARNRWFAAALPWLFVIAVAAGTMLPVRHWVRDLWQHPADSQAARDAETIWRQAGHPDLHYPVDVLRTIDGDTFLARVHVSPGLDLTTRVRLRGIDAPELKAACPQELQMAEAATDALRALLGEGEVTISNIGPDKYSGRVDADVATRKTPNVSSAMLAAGHARSYNGGHRSGWCANADQLLPK; via the coding sequence ATGCCCCCATACGAGAGGATTCGTCCTTACCGGTCCGCCCGAAACCGCTGGTTTGCGGCGGCGCTGCCGTGGCTGTTCGTGATCGCCGTGGCGGCGGGGACGATGCTGCCTGTGCGTCACTGGGTGCGTGACCTGTGGCAGCACCCGGCGGATAGTCAGGCGGCGCGAGACGCGGAAACCATCTGGCGACAGGCCGGCCATCCGGACCTGCACTATCCCGTCGACGTGCTGCGAACGATTGACGGCGACACGTTTCTGGCGCGCGTGCATGTGTCGCCCGGCCTCGACCTGACCACGCGGGTCCGCCTGCGCGGCATCGACGCGCCGGAGTTGAAAGCGGCCTGTCCGCAGGAATTGCAAATGGCCGAAGCCGCGACGGATGCCTTGCGCGCCTTGCTCGGCGAGGGCGAGGTCACGATCTCAAATATCGGCCCGGACAAATATAGCGGCCGGGTCGACGCGGATGTTGCGACCAGGAAGACTCCAAACGTATCGAGCGCGATGCTCGCGGCCGGTCATGCGCGCAGTTACAACGGCGGCCACCGCAGCGGCTGGTGTGCGAATGCCGATCAATTGCTTCCGAAATGA
- the acs gene encoding acetate--CoA ligase: MSEKIYDVSAEWTKRAFVDAAKYREMYARSVSDPNGFWADQAKRVDWIKPFHKVENVSFAPGNISIKWFEDGVLNVAWNCIDRHLEKRADQTAIIWEGDDPSQSKHITYRQLHDEVCKMANILRTRNVKKGDRVTIYLPMIPEAAYAMLACARIGAIHSVVFAGFSPDSLAQRITDCQSRIVITADEGLRGGKKVPLKANVDAAIQKSGGVDWVVVVKRTGSPVDMNPTRDLWYHDAAAMVTTECPCEPMHAEDPLFILYTSGSTGQPKGVLHTSGGYLVFAAMTHQYVFDYHDGDIYWCTADVGWVTGHSYILYGPLANGATTLMFEGVPNYPDNSRFWNVIDKHKVNIFYTAPTAIRALMQSGDDPVKKTSRASLRLLGSVGEPINPEAWEWYHRVVGDDRCPIVDTWWQTETGGILITPLPGATKLKPGSATQPFFGVVPEIVDADGKVLEGETSGNLCIAKSWPGQMRTVYGDHARFEQTYFSTYKGKYFTGDGCRRDADGYYWITGRVDDVINVSGHRMGTAEVESSLVAHEAVSEAAVVGYPHDIKGQGIYAYVTLMAGTQPSDALRKELVAWVRKDIGPIASPDQIQFAPGLPKTRSGKIMRRILRKIAEDEPGSLGDTSTLADPAVVDDLVENRQNKKGATA, encoded by the coding sequence GAATGGACCAAGCGCGCCTTCGTCGACGCCGCCAAATACCGCGAGATGTATGCCCGCTCGGTCTCCGACCCCAACGGATTTTGGGCCGATCAGGCCAAGCGCGTCGACTGGATCAAGCCGTTCCACAAGGTCGAGAACGTCTCCTTTGCCCCCGGCAACATCTCGATCAAATGGTTCGAGGATGGCGTCCTCAACGTCGCCTGGAACTGCATCGACCGCCACCTCGAGAAGCGCGCCGACCAGACCGCCATCATCTGGGAAGGCGACGATCCCTCGCAGTCGAAGCACATCACGTACCGGCAGCTGCACGACGAAGTCTGCAAGATGGCCAACATCCTGCGCACAAGGAACGTCAAGAAGGGCGATCGCGTCACGATCTACCTGCCGATGATTCCGGAAGCCGCCTACGCCATGCTGGCCTGCGCGCGGATCGGCGCGATCCATTCGGTGGTGTTCGCCGGCTTCTCGCCGGATAGCCTCGCCCAGCGCATCACCGACTGCCAGTCCAGGATCGTCATCACCGCCGACGAAGGTCTGCGCGGCGGCAAGAAGGTGCCGCTGAAGGCCAATGTCGATGCCGCGATCCAAAAAAGTGGAGGCGTCGACTGGGTCGTCGTGGTCAAGCGCACCGGCTCCCCGGTCGACATGAACCCGACGCGCGACCTCTGGTACCACGACGCCGCCGCCATGGTGACGACGGAGTGCCCGTGCGAGCCGATGCATGCGGAAGATCCGCTGTTCATTCTCTATACGTCGGGCTCGACCGGCCAGCCCAAGGGCGTGCTGCACACCTCGGGCGGCTATCTCGTATTCGCGGCGATGACGCATCAATACGTGTTCGACTACCACGACGGCGACATCTACTGGTGCACCGCCGACGTCGGCTGGGTCACCGGCCACAGCTACATTCTCTACGGGCCGCTGGCGAACGGCGCCACCACGCTGATGTTCGAGGGCGTGCCGAACTATCCGGACAATTCGCGGTTCTGGAACGTCATCGACAAGCACAAGGTCAACATCTTCTACACCGCGCCGACAGCGATCCGCGCGCTGATGCAGTCGGGCGACGATCCGGTGAAGAAGACCTCGCGCGCCAGTCTGCGCCTGCTCGGCTCGGTCGGCGAGCCGATCAATCCGGAAGCCTGGGAATGGTATCACCGCGTGGTCGGCGACGACCGTTGCCCGATCGTCGATACCTGGTGGCAGACCGAGACCGGCGGTATTTTGATCACGCCGCTGCCGGGCGCGACCAAACTCAAGCCGGGTTCGGCGACGCAGCCGTTCTTCGGCGTGGTGCCTGAAATCGTCGACGCCGACGGCAAGGTGCTGGAAGGCGAAACTAGCGGCAATCTCTGCATCGCCAAGTCCTGGCCGGGGCAGATGCGCACGGTCTATGGCGATCACGCCCGCTTCGAGCAGACCTATTTCTCGACCTACAAGGGCAAATACTTCACCGGCGACGGCTGCCGCCGCGACGCCGACGGCTATTACTGGATCACCGGCCGCGTCGACGACGTCATCAACGTGTCGGGCCACCGCATGGGCACCGCCGAAGTCGAAAGCTCGCTGGTGGCGCATGAGGCGGTGTCGGAAGCCGCCGTGGTCGGCTATCCCCACGACATCAAGGGCCAGGGCATCTACGCCTATGTGACCTTGATGGCCGGCACCCAGCCCAGCGACGCACTTCGCAAGGAGCTGGTCGCCTGGGTCCGCAAGGACATCGGTCCGATCGCCTCGCCCGACCAGATCCAGTTCGCGCCGGGCCTGCCCAAAACCCGTTCCGGCAAGATCATGCGTCGCATCCTGCGCAAGATTGCCGAAGACGAACCGGGCAGCCTCGGCGATACCTCGACGCTGGCCGATCCCGCCGTGGTCGACGACCTCGTCGAGAACCGGCAGAACAAGAAGGGCGCGACGGCCTGA
- a CDS encoding DUF1674 domain-containing protein: MTDDPSPPSAPERKPLTPAAERALAEAEARRKAAAAAATPHPKEFQGPKGPEPTRYGDWERKGIASDF; this comes from the coding sequence ATGACCGACGATCCTTCACCACCCTCTGCGCCAGAACGCAAGCCGTTGACACCGGCTGCCGAGCGCGCCCTCGCCGAGGCCGAGGCGCGCCGCAAAGCCGCTGCGGCCGCCGCCACGCCGCATCCGAAGGAATTTCAGGGCCCGAAAGGCCCGGAACCGACACGATATGGCGATTGGGAGCGGAAGGGCATCGCCTCGGATTTCTGA